The nucleotide window gggCTCTTCCGTGAAGAATGTATGAACCCATTCTATGAAAGTTCTTTTAACAATTGTTGCTATTAGTAAAAACTCGCCCTTTACGTTCCCAAAATTATTGCGAGGGTGAATAATTGGGACAGTAACCACCGGATCTCAATTAGATTTAGCAGAAaaggagagaatttttttcgggAAACAATTGGTCTAGTTGATggaaacatatttttaattttcctaaaGAAACTCATCGTTTCACAGTGTTCATTTTAACTAAGTGCAGGAgttatttttgttcatttctggCAAAGGTTGAATTTACTTTAAATCTTTAATGCCTAACGGTGTTCCTATCTCCTTAATGCAAAGAGAAATTTAATTAGAATTtagaaaaaggaaccaagagaacAGTTGGTTCTATCTCAGATTTCTTAAAGCTAAAACTGTGACCTGcggataaaattttttttaaatatggcAACGTATTGGATCAACTTAACAATAAAAAAGCGCCACAAAGATTTTACACTACACCAAAGCTGTAGATTTTACGCTAGGGGTTTTCCCTGTTTTCTGTTTCCCTTTCGTGTCCACAATTTCCTAATTGGTGTTATTAGAAATTGTGCAATGTATCCCTTTATCTGATAGATCATTGAAGATGCAACTATAAATACTCGCGATCATCACAAAAGCTCAAACCAGTTGGTGCTCCCGTTCCTCGCTGACTTTTCTGCTGTAAGTATAGagcatttttagctttttcccCGCCTTTTAACTGTAGGCACTAAGCAAGCGATTGAGTGTCGtattaaagtaaattaaaagCAACGAATAGaaaaatcttctttttcttttttttcaaattcacaaTTCAGTGTTCAAAATATACACTGTACCATCTCGAATAACCGCGATTCGCGTTGTTCGCAGTTTAAGGACGCGTTTTCTTTGACTATGCTTCGAGGGTTGCACTGATTTTTTACcaccggaaacccccaaaaaatcaacttaaaaacgccccaaaattcgggttttcaaaattacaacGGTCCCCTAGTTGCAGAAccacagaaggaaaagataaatattatgtacgaaagttaattttttttatataattcatGCATACAAacgtgttaaaagtgaacatttttatgtaatcatcatataaaaaaatgttgtaattttcgtGAGCCTTTcgcgaacatactaaaaatacttctaattcgcgaaaagctcgcgaaaatgatgacctatttttttatataatcgttacataaaaatgttcacttttaacactttcgcaTGCATGCATGCGCATgcatcatttttcatatattacggtcaggtctgaactttgatttttttttatgtaagcgttacacgttttttatataaaacgatcatttagataacagatatgttttttttatactttttttagaaaaacaaaaatttgttctgctactagggtcgCCTCACGGTTCACGGTCAAGGAATCCGGTACCTACTTCCGTGACGTCACCGGACATGACAAACCTGATCTCTTCCTCGTATACAATGCATTCCTTCATAAAGAATTGACAGCCGCTTGATAAAGAGACCAAGTTTGTCATgtactgtgacgtcacgagCATACCGGCTCCGTTCCCGCGTAAAAGTGACCGCTTTGAAGGGatcggttcctaaaacagctttttttgaaattgggaggcggtttcaagatttttccatatcgccatcgttcttttcgtaaaattttccattgGTATCAGTTTTTAGTATGCAAATCCCAAACCTTGCATCAGGCCCATTAAGTGCTTGCACTTAGCTCAGTTTGCCTGAATttgccttaaggtgattcgatggacgccattttttatgttagaacgacatgcgatttatcgcatcgattagttccattttttagctactcacaatttttctcaaattttgagatcgcaattctatcgTCAGGAGACTTATCAATTTCGACAAACAAATGCAACGTaagaaaggcgtggtttttagaggaaaaatatcgcattcgataccgatatcggaactgcactcgaatgcgatattttctctctaaaaaaaccacgccgcctatattacgttgaatttgttcgtcaaAACTgataagtgaattctttagtctcctgacaacagaattgcgatctcaaaattggcgaagaatgacgagtagctgaaaaaatggaactaatctatgcgatatatcgcatgtcgtacCGACACAAAATATAACGTCCATCGAATCTTCTTAAGTGCATGTCcgcatttcaaattaattgattTGAATCTGTCTATGTCTTGCAGGTTGACCGTTCTACAAACCGAAGTCACCATGATGCACAAGCTATTCACTTTCCTCCTCCTCGCCGTGGTAGCCCTATCCATGGTCGCTGTCAACGTCTCCGCGTGTCTGACCAAAGGTGCCAGTTGCAAAGGTGACGGTTCCATGGGAAA belongs to Bemisia tabaci chromosome 6, PGI_BMITA_v3 and includes:
- the LOC109035250 gene encoding uncharacterized protein isoform X2; amino-acid sequence: MMHKLFTFLLLAVVALSMVAVNVSACLTKGASCKGDGSMGNCCSGFCWQANPSSPGSCT